GATTTTGACACCCTGTTCACCAAGGACCGGCCCGTCATTTTCGCCTACCACGGCTATCCCTGGCTGATCCACCGGCTCACGTACCGGCGCACCAATCACGGCAATCTGCACGTTCGCGGCTACAAGGAGGAGGGCACCACCACCACACCCTTCGACATGGCCATGCTCAACCAGATTGACCGGTTCCAGTTAGCCATCGACGTGCTGGACCGGGTAGCGTCGCTGGGATCAACGCAGGCCGGTTTCCGGCAGTGGCTCCAGGACGAACGGATCCGCTGCCGGCAATATACCCGGGACGAGGGGCAGGATCCGCCGTACATTACGGGCTGGGAACTGCAGGAAGCCTCGGAACAAACCGCGGACTGAGCCTGCGGGTACGTACGATCCATCTATTGAAGGAGAGTTCATTGACCACTGATCATAAGAGCATCACTGTTTCGCGAGTTATTGATGCCCCAGCCAACGACATCTTCAACCTCCTGTCCAACCCGGCGCGCCACCACGAGCTGGACGGTTCCGGCATGGTGGTTTCAGACGAGAAAACCGACCGCATCACCAAGTCTGGGCAGGTTTTCACCATGAACATGAACAATTCCAAAATGGGTGATTACCAGACGGACAACCACGTCACCGGGTATGACCACAACAAGCTCCTGGCCTGGCAGACGGCTGTGGCCGGCACCGAGCCCATGGGCTGGCAGTGGGTCTGGGAACTCGAGCCGCACGGTTCGGACTCCACCGAGGTCACGCTGACCTATGACTGGTCCCACGTCACCGACAAGGAGACGCTGAAGAAGGTGTCCTTCCCGATGGTGTCCAAGGACGAGCTCGAAGACTCCCTGAACATGCTGGCCGCCGGAGTTTCCGGAGCCTAAGGCACAACACCGCATAACGACGGCGGCCGCACCTTCCCCGTGAAGGTGCGGCCGCCGTCGTTGTAGGGTGGGGCGCATGATCCGCGAAGGAACACCGCAGGACATCCCCGAACTGGCGCGGCTGCGGACGGTGTGGACCGCCGAAGCCGGACTGGATGTCCCCGTGGACCCGGACTTTGCCAGTGCCTTCGGGGACTGGCTGGCCACGAACCCGCGAACATTCTTCGTCGCCGAAAGTCCGGCCGGCTCCCTGATCGGGATGCTGAACCTGATGGTGTTCGAGCGGATGCCGAAGCCGGGAAAGCCGCTGTCCGGGTGGGTCTACCTTGCCAACGTCTTCGTGCTGCCGG
This genomic interval from Arthrobacter sunyaminii contains the following:
- a CDS encoding SRPBCC family protein yields the protein MTTDHKSITVSRVIDAPANDIFNLLSNPARHHELDGSGMVVSDEKTDRITKSGQVFTMNMNNSKMGDYQTDNHVTGYDHNKLLAWQTAVAGTEPMGWQWVWELEPHGSDSTEVTLTYDWSHVTDKETLKKVSFPMVSKDELEDSLNMLAAGVSGA
- a CDS encoding GNAT family N-acetyltransferase, which encodes MIREGTPQDIPELARLRTVWTAEAGLDVPVDPDFASAFGDWLATNPRTFFVAESPAGSLIGMLNLMVFERMPKPGKPLSGWVYLANVFVLPAHRNAGVGGALVAAAVDYSRRIGAARIVTSPSPASKSFYARQGFEPADELAVYRF